GCCTGATCGATTCCGAACCCATGAAGATCCCGCCAAAACGCGAAAGCTAGCCTGCCAGATCAAAGGCAACACTGGAAGAGATACAAAGGAGGTAAAACTTCAAGATTTCTCTCattctatatatatatgtgcGAAATGTGCGCTCTCCATCTACAAGCATTCTCCATAAATAGCAAAATACAAAGTGGCAAAATTAATGCTCCACCCCAAAAGGGTTACGACCTACCAGCCCCAGCCTCATTTTTCGTGGCATCGGAAATAAAACTGAGTATCGCGCCCGACTACCTTCACTCAAGTAAATCCTTCTAGAAGTACGGAACCCCGGGGATGGATCTCCCCAAACGCCCATCCCGAAGATCTACGACGAACGTGTTCCTCGAAAGCCCGCTCTGACCTGGCTCAATCATCGGCAACAAGTCGCCACTCCTTCATCATCCTAGGTCCAATCTCAGTACTATGCCAGTCCAGGCGCCGGTTAATCCCAATCCGAACATTTGAGAAATCAAGCTACAACTTCACAATTATATCCATTCAGATCAAAGCTCGAAGCCTGCATTTTGGTACTTCAGGGCCCCCTGAAGTATAGCCCCTTAACGGAGTAGCTCAAAGACCTGAGATACGAAGGGATCGTGCTAAAACCTACCACAAAGTGAAACCGACAAACCTACTCGACGACCTAACATCCTCCTGATAGCCCAACCCTTGTTGTCCAAAGGAAGCGCTGCTCCGGAACTAAAGACTTCGGAAATTCCAGGCTCGAATGATGCACTCTCCTCAGAAGCTCAAACCCGTCTCGCCTTGATAAAAGCTCTTGCATGATTGCAAAGCACACTTCTCATCTACCGCTGTGTCTGGTCTTTGTCGTCCCCCAAATAAGCAGCTACTAAGGGCATGGCCTGCCAGCATCACAACATCAGCGAACCCTGAGGACCCCTAGGAAGCGGTAGCAACCTCACGACTGCATACAAAAAAGGCCGGAACGAGTTAACGGAAATCAAAGACAACGATCATCAGCACCGCCTCCGGTTTCGAGGTAATGCTCAACCCCGAAGACCTCTGCCATAGCAAAGCAGCACCCTAGTGGACCAACATTGGCTTTACCAAATTGGCGTTCAGCCTCAAGAAGCCTCCGTTAAAAAAGGCCAGTTTATGAAGAAATGGGCATCCCTAACAAACGCCCGGGCAAAACAGATTCTGGGTAATGACCAAGCCGGCCCGAGACGCGACTAAGCCTCCATTCAGAGATTACTTCCAGGAAGTCACTGGCCTTGGTAGGATCAAAGCACAACCCAAGGCTCGTTCTCGAAGCACTCGCCTTGGCAGGGCATATGGAAGACTCGTTATGACACACCTTGAAGCAGCATGGAAATCGACGACCATTATGAAAAGGCAGAAGACCCCCGAGGACATGTGATGAGGACATACAGAGTTTGCAAAAAATGGTACAGATCTACATTTAACCGTTATAAAGCTGTACCAATAGCATTTCTACATCATGATTAGACATGTACTATGTAAGGATcccccctactatataaaggggacccataTCACCTTGTAACTTCTCTCTCGAAGAATGATTCATTACACAACATATTGAATACATTACAATATTCTTTTTTCTTCGCTAATACAATTGTTCTTTACATTTATTGCTCATTCTTTCGTTGTTCATTCATTATTAattgttgttcttcatttatttctcatCATTAACCACAAAAGGTTGTCTTTGAGGCTTTGATTATAACTGATCCTTCATTAATTGTTCACTGCTATCAGTCCGTATAGACCTCGAGGCCCCACTCTAGACAGCTCGAGGACCTGCCATGTGGCCCTATTGGTttgcaattttttattttctttactcaCACTTAGCATTTtttgcctaacaactagtattgagataaatcacatattttagaaccacaaaatcaaatataattgtagttaccattttcaaggtaaataagGGGGAATCTAGAAAGGGCTTACATGTTGTTGGACATGCACAACTTGGGAATCTAATCGATGGAGTCAAAAGATCCAAGCacggggaaggtccttctgggaccaagtagattaggaaaTGATGTTCTTTACTGCTTTCTAGCTTAGTTTTAGATTTCGATTGTAATAAGGCAAATGCCATTAGTAACTTTCTTATTATTGACAGTTTAGTAAGGATTTGATTCATTTTTGCATTAATGAAATGACCCAATTATTGGCATCAATTTTCTCCAAGTTTATGTgacgctaggcctacctcggacaCAAcaaggtccccaaattaggacgcggaTTTATTATGAAACATGTTCAATATTGCAAGTATTCTCTCAATATCCCTTactgacttggttaccttttgttttactttcttttgattattctcattccccaaggttggttcgtgcatatTGGCATCATCCGCATATCACACTAGATCCAGAGGTTCTCCACTTCCTCCTCCACCAAGTTATCCTAAAGGCAAAAGCAAATGGAAAGGAAAAATGGATAATTTAAGCAGTATCAGAAGGTACAATGCAAAAAACGTTGAAACTTCGGATGGTCGGAGTACTCCAGCACTTAATGAATTGGTCCTATGCCTGTAAGAGAAAATACTGGagctacaaggagaacttgagcaggttctgAACTTGGCAAACCTTTCCCTCACCCTAAACATCCCCGATGTCAATCAACAAAACGCCCCTAACCcggcacctccccaaaacacacaaaaccaaaatcCACTACCAAACCCTCCCGCACCACATCAATACACCACTCCTTCCTAGAACCATAACCCTCCACCGGTACCTACTCCTCAGCAACACCATCACCATCCAACTCAATGCCCACAAACCATCACTTACCATACCCTTCAAAATGCACTGGAACCTACTCTTGATCCCGAAAACTAACCAATGACCACCATCATGCCTGAATTCTTGAAGTCCACCAAAGCAATTTcatatatgtggaaactttaCCCCACACCCCACAACAAACCCTATAAATACCGGAATCCACTAAGAAAAACCTGCTCGTCAAGAATATGGCAGAAGAACTCAAAAAGCTCACTGGTAGAGTTCAGAGTGTCGTAGGTGGAAAGGGCATTGAGGGTTTGAATTATGAGGACTTTTGCGTTCAACTAGATGTAGAACtgtcggagggttacaaacctccaaagttcgaaaGGTTCGACGAAATTGGTGATTCGAAAGTGCATCTAAGAACATACTATGACAAACTTGTAGGGGTTGGTAAAGATGAACGGCTTCGtatgaagctattcatgaggagcctcactggagatgctttgtcttggtacatgaGTCAGAACCCGAAGAAGTGGGTTAATTGGGTGAGCATGGCGTCAGATTTTATGgatcggttcaggttcaacacagaaaatacaccagatgttttctacatccaaaatctcaagaagaaaccaacggaaaccttccgcgagtatgctactcggtggatATTGGAAGCTGCGAAAGAAAGGGCGGCActtgaagaagaacaaatgaataagttcTTTGTCAAAGCTCAAtacccgcaatactatgaaaggttgatggttattgaaaatcataaattctctaacatcatcaaactgggagaaagaatagaagaagggATCAAGAGTGGAATGGTAACAAATTTCGAAGCATTCCAGGCCACAAATAAAGCTTTCAGTCAGGAGGTATCTCCAAGAAGGAAGAAGTGGGTGCAGTAATGGTAGCCCAAGTTCCGAAGTCtcctctcacataccaaacacctccacccacataccagccTTCACCCCCAGATACCAACAACCTACTGCCACCTAACACACTTATAACACCTAGCCCGCATATTACCACTCACCACCACCAGCCCGCCAAAATTATCAAAAACCAAGACCTAATTTCGATCGCAGACCACCCAGACAAAATACTTCGATTGCTGAACCTATAGACCAACTATACTAGAGATTGAAGGCTACCAGTTACGTCACTCCCATTCCCAATGTTGTTATggaaaacccttctcagtggaTTAACCCAAACAAGACATGTGCCTATCACTCAGGCATGAAGGGTCATACCACTGATGAATGTAGCACTCTAAAGGACAAGATCCAGACATTAAACAACACTAAAGTCATACAAGGAAAGGAGACTACACCCAATGTTCGTAATAATCCTCTCTTAGATCTTAAAGGTGAGGGAGTAAATGTGATAGAgactgatgaagaatgggattTAAAAGGGTCAGTTGGACTCATTCGGGAGAGGGATGATCCTAAAACATATCTAGTCACTCTCACGCCTATCGTAGTACAAACCCAGACACCGATCGAGGTTGAAGTAGTCACACCAGCACCATTTGAAGTCGAGGTGACCACACCCTTCACCATAGTGGTATCACCTACGCCATCTTATAAGTCTGATGTTATACCGTGGGATTATGTTGCGGAgcaagaaggaaaggaaaagCGAAAATGGAAGAAACAAGTGCAGCACAAGGCATGACTAGAACTTGCAGGGTTTATAGAACTGAGCACTTGGGAGGCACAAGAAAAGAAGCTGCATCTAATCCACTCGTCATTAAGACTAGCCTTGACAACCTTTGGAGAAAAGTGCAAGTGAGAGAATACTCTATAgttgaccatttgaacaaaactCCTGCTCAGATATTCATTTTATCACTGCTACAAAACTTTGAGACACACAGGCACGCCCTgatgaaggtgctgagtgaagtcTATGTACCCACCAACATCACCAGtggggaaatggccaacatggttgggcagGTATGGAAGAGCCACAAAATCACTTTTAATGAAGAAGAGCTACCACCggaaggactaagtcacaatagGGCACTACATATCATAATAGAATTTGAGGACAAATACATCGCTAGGATCCTGATAGATGGGGGCTCGAGTCTCAACATATGTCCACTGACTACTCTGAAGAGGCTGGGTAAAATCCTGCATGAGATACGAGTAGGAAGTATTAATATGAAGGTGTTTGATGGATCTCAGAGGGCCACAATTGGAGAGATCAACCTCAGTCTACAGATGGGCCCAACCTGGTTTGATATTGAGTTTCAAGTGCTAGATATATCTGCTACCTAAAATCTACTATTGAGACGACCCTGGATACATGTCGCTGGGTCCGTAGCTTCTACTCTGCATCATGctatgaagtttgaatggaaccatcaggaagtGATCATCCTTGGAGACAGGAGTAATCCCATCTATACCAATCAGACTATTCCAGTCATCGATAACAtgaggaagctgggtggagaaataTACCATTGCATTGAGCGCATCAACATAGTTGAAAAGGACAAATGGTGGAGCAGCAAGATAAAAATCATATTGCTATGGACAAGGTATAAGCCTAGCAAGGGTCTCGGCAAGAATCCCCAAGGGATCACCAAACTGGTACAGCTAAAGTGTCATGGTACAACTTTTGGGTTTGAGTATGAATACACCTAGCAAGAGTACCAGGATTGGTCGTctccatggcgtggtccttattatTCGCTGGAACAACTTGTACCACATTTGCACTAGACATTTCATCAAGCTGACATGATGTGGGGGTCTGGAGAAGATGATGCTTTAGCAGGCATAAGGAAGTTATTTCTGGATGATGAAGACATGGATTACAGTGCGATAGTTGAGGAggatgaggaggaggaagaaatTACTATTCAGATTGTGGAGAAAGGAGCTATTCTCAAGAACTGGACTGTTGCACCATCGTGGGCCCACCGAGTTCCTGGTAGCCTAGAAATTAGCATcaattatttttaaaagcaattttATGAGCATCTAAGACATTTTCTATATTTTGTTTTGAACGTATTATGTTTTGAAACAATTGCTCGAATAATTGAGCCGTACTTGTTTGacgttttaaatatttttatcaaTACATTGctatttttaatatttattattgttctttacattttctctctacggcattattattacttatcccgATGAACctatgactgtgacatgtaatgagacaacgcaacataaggatagtgattcagaggatCTGCAAGAGGATATAATACCTAAGGCAATTCtcaaagaagtggaaaactttgaaaataagcctaAGTCTAATTTGGATGAGACCGAGACAGTTAACCTAAGGGACTCCGAAATAGTTAAGGAAACACATATAAGCATTCATCTATCACCATCAAAGAAGGAAGAATGCATCCGATTCCTGAAAGAGTATGAAGATATCTTTGCATGATCCTACGATGATATGACaggtttgagcacatccatagtggctcacaagctaCCTACCGATCCTATGTGTCCACCTGTAAAACAAAAACTCCGAAAATTCAAGCCAAATAtgaatttgaaaataaaagaggaagtcactaagcaaatcaaagccaaggttctcagagtGGTTGAGCATCTGATTTGGttggccaacatcgtgccagtcttgaagaaagatgggaaagtccgAATGTGTGTCGATTATCGCTATTTAAACAGCGCGTGTCCCAAAGAtgatttcccattgcccaatatACACATACTGATCGACAACTATGCCAAACATGAACTtcagtcttttgtggattgcttcgtggggtatcatcagatttggatggatgaagaggatgccaaAAGATAGCCTTTATCATACcatgggggatgtactgctaTAAAATGATGTTGTTTGCTTGAAAAATGCTGGAGCCACTTACATAAGAGCTATGACAACTATTTTCCACGACATGGTAcataaggaaatagaggtgtacatggataacatcatcatcaaatccagaagAAGCACAGATCATATAGCAAACTTGAAGAAGTTCTTCGATCTGCTTCGAAGATACAATCTGAAATTGAATCTCGTAAAGTGTGCCTTTAGAGTCCCCACCAGAAAATTGCGAGGATTCAGCGTCAGCCACCGAgggattgaattggacccatcaatggtcaaagctatccaggacttgccacatccgaagaacaagaaatatgtgatgagtttcttagggCGTCTCAACTACATCATCCATTTCATAGCACAATCAACTGTGATATGTGAACCGattttcaaaatgttgaagaaagatgctgcaacaAGCTGGACTGAATAATGCTagaaggccttcgacaaaatcaaggagtatttaTCTAAACCACTTGTTCTAGTCCCACCGAAACCAGAGAGACCTTTGTTGTTTTATTTGTCCCTACTAGATGGGGCTTTTAGTTGTGTTCTAGGAAAACacgatgagacaggaagaaaggagcaggccatatattatctgagtaagaaattcacaccccATGAAGCACAGTACTCTTTGCTAGAGCGCACCTATTGCGCTCTGACATGGATAGCTcaaaagttgaggcactacttctgtgcctacaccacATATCTCATTTCAAGGATGGATCCGCTGAAATATATTTTCCAGAAAGCCATGCCTATGGGAaagttagcaaaatggcagatattactaagtgagtttgatatcatctatgtaactcagaaggtggTCAAAGGATAAGTGTTGGTGGATCCTTTGGCAAAAATTCCTATAGATGGAGAATATAAAccattgaaaacatattttcccgacAAGGAGGTATCGTTTGTGGGAGAAGATATCACTGAAGCATAccatggttggagaatgttcttcgatggagctacaAACTTTAAAGAAGTGGGTATTGGAGTTATCTTAGTGTGAGAAATAGGCCAACACTATCCGGTATCTGCAAAACTTAGGTTTCCATGTACTAACAAAATGGAAGAATTTGAGGCTTGTATCATGGGACACAGGTTAGCCCTGACATGAATGTTCAAGAATTTctggtgattggagattcagaccttTTGGTGCATCAGATCTTAGGAGAATGGGATATAAAGAACACCAAGATATTACCATATCTACACTATGTGCAAGAGCTTATCAAGAGGTTCACGAAAATAAAATTCAAACATGTTCGAGGATTCAGAATGAGTTCATAGATGCATTAGCCACTTTATCTTCCATGATGCAGcacccagacaagaatttcatcaatCCTATCCTAATAGGAATTCATAAGAAatcagcttattgtgctcatgttgaagaataAATTGATGGAAAtacatggttccacgatatcaaagaatacttgccaaaaggagagtacccagagcaAGTAACTCATAATTagaaatgcacactccggagGATAGCCAACCACTTCTTTCAAAGCATAGGAActctgtacaaaaggactcctgACTTGGGGTTACTATGGTGTGTCAATGCCAAGGAAGCATCCAGATTGCTCGAGGAAATACATGCCGGAACTTGCGCGCAGCACATGAATTGTTTTGTCATAGCCAACAAACTACTAAGAGCAGGGTATTTCTAGATGACCATAGAAATAGACTGCATCAAGTACATCCAGAATTTTCACCAACGCCAGATACATGCTGATATGATAGGAGTCCCACCCAATGAACTAAATGTAACAAGTGTACCCTAGCCTTTCTCCGCTTGGagcatggatgtcatcggtccaatCGAACCCGTTATTTCAAACTGGCGTAgatttattctggtggccatagactattttacaaaatgggttgaagtcatATCTTACAAAGCTATAACTAAGAAGGTTGTTGCAGATTTTGTTCATGATcgcattgtttgccgattcggaatACAATAGTCAATCATCACCGACAACACCGCCAACCTTAACAATGATCTATTGAAGGCTATGTGTGAGaccttcaagatcaagcataagaattccacagcaTACATGCCGCAAATGAATGGAGCTATAGAAGCctccaataaaaacatcaagaaaatattgaggaaaatggCATATAATTACAAACAATGGCACTAAAAGCTACCATTTTCTTTGCTTGGATATCGTACCACAattcgcacatcaactggggcaactccttatttattaaagCAGTTATCCCTCCtaaagtagaaatcccttctctaagaatcatacaagaagttgagctcAGTGATACAGAATGGGTACAAAGCCACTATGAACAACTGGCCCTCattgatggaaagagaatgaatgaagTATGTCATGGTAAACTCTACCAGGACAGAATGGCAAGAGATTTCAACAAAAACATCAGACCAAGGCAATTCACACCGAGGCAATTGTTGCTGAAATGGATCTTCCCACATCACGATGAAGCAAAGGGGAAGTTTTCACCCAATTGGCAAGGTCCCTACATTGTTCACCGAGTACTAAGGGGAGGAGCTcccatacttgcagaaatggacggagaaatttggCAAAAACCTATCCACTCAgacacagtcaagagatactatgtttaggatTGTTCACATTTCTTcatttgatgtaactgaactacctTTGACCCGATTTCTGTTTAAGaggagatatgtaggcagccctgtggattcggtcatatcttaataaaatcttcattttttccaTGATCAGAAACtaggcagaattttaaggaggaccctaaAAATTCTGAAGAAAGTTCAGCCAACTTCGTCATATGCGAAATAGCCAAAGTATTGCATTTAAagtggggcagaattttgagaggGACCCTGAAAATTCTAAAGCAAGGAGGTCACAAGGTCTCTAAAatatgtcacagtcatcggttcatctaaatttTTTGATATTGCATACTACTACATTTCAAATAATTATATTTATCAAATACATGCATATTTTTGGAAAACTTTATTTCGATGACAACCAAATGTTACCCAGGGTAACTCAAACAGGATCTCAAGGCAGGAGCAAAGATAGAGCAAGAAAACGAAAGCGCAAACCAACCTTCCCCCAtagaactcacaatttttctttggatgcagacacAATAAGACAACGATATTTGCAAATACATCGAGTCACTGCCTTTAAGATAGCAAAGTATCTAGCGTGAACATCTCCAACTAAGAAATACTTTACTTCTCACTATCACTTAACGTTTTCTTGTATTAggataagcattgcctccctaattgcataaggataagcactgcctttccctacatgagactaagcattgtcttcttCTTTGCACGAGGCTAAGAATTGCTTCCCTAATTGTAAAAGGCTAAGCACTAGCCTTTccctacatgagactaagcatgtctccctctttgcatgaggctaagcatttcctCCCCAATTgcgtaaggctaagcactgcctttcactgcatgagactaagcattgtctcctctttgcatgaggctaagcattgcttcCCCAATTGCTTAAGGCTAAGCAAtgtctttccttgcatgagactaagcattgtctccctctTTGCATGAGGCTGAGCATTgtctccctaattgcataagactaagcactaTCTTTCCCTGCaagagactaagcattgtctcctctttgcatgaggctaagcattgcctccctaattgcataaggctaagcactgccttttttCGCATCGAGACTGAGCATTGTCTCCtattcctgcatgaggctaagcattgcctccctaattgcataaggttaagcactGCCTTTTCCTCAAGATTAAATACTATCTCCATTATGCTATCTAAGACTTAGCACTATCCTCTATTCACCTGGGGCTAAGCACTGCCCTCATCTTATACAGGACTAAGCCTTATATTGTTTTATTTCCCACATGGCCAAGTATCATATCTTTGCatttcatggagtgaaacatcaccattttgtccaaaggcgtcatagtcctaagatatcatcctcatagccgaaagacaccattccatggcctgaggatctctcaaaagtgcacattattattcaaaggcgtcatagtccaaaGGCACCATCCTCAAGGCCTGaggacatcatttcatggcctgcaaatcccttaTCACacgattcatggcccaggacgtcatggtctaaggatatcatcctcaccgtccaaagacaaccttcatggtcaaAAGGAAATTtatatcatgtttaaattctcgcaataatccatatatatttgCATGCATCGTGTTTTAAGTTTGGCAGGTAATCCAGGAAGTAATCGTTCTACAAACAGGAGCAATCTTTGGTCCGGTTTCTATTCACAACGTTCACATCCTGCAATTGTTTCAAACATAACCGACCACCATCAATTACCCGCTTTTTACTCTATGACCGTTCAGATATTTGTTGTATAACACATCCGTAATGTTTCAGATTCCATTCATGACTTCACATAAATTCATTGGATACTATCTTACCCAAAAGAACCCTTTCCGAAACATAcgaccattcctataacaactccatcggCTTTGTTCATcgttggatccagaactacacacgtCCAGATTCCCGTAACACctggatacgtaggcaactcaggAACCAAGGTTCGGCCCCCATGTTTTTTCAATTCACAACATCCCTCATTTAATTCAGCTAAAATTGGTCATCGTTTTCTTTACTCGACAACTCTTTCATTGTttctgggtaaagaggggcagctgttgatacccaattttgccctcatgtttttcaaaatgtatatatactTTAAAAACATCAATTttgcatcattatttagtttacaaattgtataattttccataatttttagagcttttaaataaattttcttgcatttaaattacataaataattaGTAATTACTCCTTTGAATTATTTGTGGTAATTTAATCATCCAAAATTACTATTTTTGTATCCTCATATATGTCTCATAATATTTTCACTTCATTTCATATAATTATGTTCACATTTTAAAGCTATTTATCTAATTTTGCGATAATAGTCTATACACATATACAAATGCTCCTTATATTTATACTATTTGTGTTAAAAAtagcattttatatttttttaatgctAAGTcattatttttaatcattttagtgcataaaaatattatttattcaTTTACTAATTATTTTTGTAAATTACGTGTGTTTAAAAGGATGGCCCAATTTTAAATCAATTTTCGGACCAAGAATTGCCCAATACCTTAGCCCAGAACCCCTAGCCCAAAGTCAAACGACCCCTTTACAAAACCCGGTTGGTACCAGTTCTAATCGACCCGCCCCATTTATTTTTTAATCCCAGCCAAGATCATCGGTCCTCATTCGTCCCCCCATTTAAATTAACCTAACCCACCCCAAAACCCTACCATTTCTTCTTAGACGTCGCCTTTGAATTCTCTCTTCTCTTCTCCACAGAAAACCTAGCCACCCTCTCAAATCTCTCCAAATCCGTCTCAAGCATGAATTCTTTCCATGATTTCCTTACCTTTTGTGTGTTATTCCGGTATCTTCTACAAAACTATGGTATCACCTAGTACTTACCTAAACATGGAAAGTACTATCTCTTAGAATACTGCCATTCCACTTCAACCACTTGAATATGGATGTTATTTAGTCCATATACATCATGACCATGGTTATATGGGTCCGATTAGCCAAGATTTTTGGCCAATATTTGATTTCTGTCAACTAGGGTTTACCTATTTATTCCCTTATCTGATTTTTCTTGATTCTGCATGTTATTGCTTCCTTATTTATGTTTGACTTTTACAATATTTCCTTGTTTACTTGTCCGATTTCTatcactatataaacccctccctaTCCCCCTTCGAGACTAGACTTTTAATCGACACTTTCACTAAAAATTTGTGCTTTGTTCTGTGATTCCCTCATTATCTTGTTGCGTACTTTATTTTTGGCCGGCGGAAAGCTAAGGCCACTGAGATTCTATTGTTCGAACTTTCTCTTGGTGCGAGCATTGCCCGGGGTTCTTTTGaagctcttgggaactttgagacattgagattctgggttcttgtggATCTTTTGTTCTTATTGTTGTCCGTTTAACTGGTAAATCGCTTGACCTTTTGCAATT
This sequence is a window from Nicotiana sylvestris chromosome 3, ASM39365v2, whole genome shotgun sequence. Protein-coding genes within it:
- the LOC138887286 gene encoding uncharacterized protein, with amino-acid sequence MALKATIFFAWISYHNSHINWGNSLFIKAVIPPKVEIPSLRIIQEVELSDTEWVQSHYEQLALIDGKRMNEVCHGKLYQDRMARDFNKNIRPRQFTPRQLLLKWIFPHHDEAKGKFSPNWQGPYIVHRVLRGGAPILAEMDGEIWQKPIHSDTVKRYYV
- the LOC138887285 gene encoding uncharacterized protein, producing MAEELKKLTGRVQSVVGGKGIEGLNYEDFCVQLDVELSEGYKPPKFERFDEIGDSKVHLRTYYDKLVGVGKDERLRMKLFMRSLTGDALSWYMSQNPKKWVNWVSMASDFMDRFRFNTENTPDVFYIQNLKKKPTETFREYATRWILEAAKERAALEEEQMNKFFVKAQYPQYYERLMVIENHKFSNIIKLGERIEEGIKSGMVTNFEAFQATNKAFSQEVSPRRKKWVQ